In the Salvia miltiorrhiza cultivar Shanhuang (shh) chromosome 8, IMPLAD_Smil_shh, whole genome shotgun sequence genome, TAAAAGTTTCTTAGTAGCAATTCCGGTAGCAACATGCAATAAGAAATTGGCGTAGAGAGTAATGACCTCATGTATAATAAGTGTTCCTGATTTAAACCAAAAGGTAGCTGCAATGTCAGACACAATCAGGCTCATAGTACTAGCAAGATTCGACACTTACTTTTCTGACGGATGAAGATTAAGGCAAAGATTGAAATCCAAAACAGGTAATTGGAAGCCAACAAGGGAAAATAACAAGTacaaacacaaaaagaaggcaCTGAGCCACAATGACTTACAAGCAGTCAGGGTTTTTTTGAAATCATTCCATTTGATAGAAGCAGGGAGTATGGGCTCATCTTAGTCTGACTCATAAAATTCTCCTTCATCAGATGGCTCATCAAAGGATCGAATGTCAAGCTGGTAACGAAGAATTCCACCAATGCCACCAAATCCTCGGCAGAACTGTGATCCTTCCTGGGACCGATTTGTCACAAACTCGAGCGAACAGCCAAAGTTTCTATATTCATTTGCAAACCACTCCAGTAGGGGCATTTTGTCTTGAACCTCCAGTTCTCCAGACGTTGCAGAATCCTTGAAGTTGCTCTGGTCATGCTCTTGCTCCTTGTTTAAGTATTTAATGACAATCTCATTGGTCACACTATTTTTTAGTGTAAAACGATTTATATCCAAGTTTTCCCACACTATCAATGTTTCGACAGCTCCCATCTCCAAAGCTTTTATTGTATCATCCACAGCAAAAACATATTTTCCAGTATCTTGACTGATTTCTTCAAAGAATTTCCCTATTAAGCGCTTTTCTTGTATGAACTTAACATTGGACAAAATCTCAGCAGATAGTTCAATAGCCTGGTTGAAACCATTTTCCCCTCCGTAGGAAACATCTACCACATTCAGTATCTTGGCCTGGAGGCGAGGATCAAACATATCAGATTGACTCAGCTCCGTTTTAAAGTCAGCAGACCCAGCAAGGATCAACCCTGATACATTCGGCTGACTGGTAGCAGGATTAATGTAGAATTGAGTGGCAAGCTCTGCAGTCTTCCTCACATAGTTGTGACGCTTCTCCATTCGAAGACGAGCAAATCGAAGAGCTGATTGTCCTCCTCTTCCATGTTTCTTTGGAAGATCAACTGAGAACTTGTGAAGCACTTCTCTAGTATTACCACTTAAGGTTCCAAAAAGGGTCCCATTACCATCCATGACAATAAACCCAAACTTTTCATCAGATTCCAAGAGTTGAGTCAAGGGCTCAGTATGAAATTTATTGTCACAAAGGTAGAGTGAAGCATTTATGGCCTTAAAAGGCGTAAAGTCAAAGGTGACCTTTTTCTCTTTTCCATCATCCGTCATTATAGTACCAGTATAGAGAACAAGGCCATTCGGTGGGACCTTGTTATACAACTTAAGCCTCTGCTGAGCAGAGGTGATTGCACCAAGCACTGACTGACGATTTACCCTGcttttaatatttgaagctGTTCCATACTCTTCTGCCAGCATTTTGGTGACCCGGGCTATTTGATCACCTGGGGGAATTATAAGGGATATCATGCTGGTACCATTTCCTTTAGCGGCTTCTAGAGCcttaatcaatttctttattttccatATTTCGATATTCTTATCATTTTCCTGCCCATCTGCCATCGTGACTTGTATAACCAGCTATTCACCAAAAACCTAACAAAAAGTGCAATAGGAgacagttgtgaattcatcttCATGAGGATTGCAGTCCAAGACAagacaaaatcaaataaaaataagatgctcaaatattaaagattgatgatggaaaaaaatatgataaaatcaGACACATCATTGTTCCCTGTCTAACAGAATTTACCACATCAAATTTGGTAAAAGACGTCAAACTTTGTTTGAGTAATTCAGCCACAAATCAGCaaatatatgataaaatgaGACTCATCATGATTGTTCCCTGTCTAACATAATTTACCACATCAAATTTGGTAAGACATCAAACTTCGTTTGAGCAACCCAGCCAGAAATCAGCATATATTTATTGCTACGATCAATTGAAAGAATGCTTATAAACATGATAATATATGCTTCAAATTAATTATGACCACCTGTGAAAGACAATGAATCCAGCAAACATGATCTATTCCATGCTTTTACCGTACACTTATATAAAATGGTATTTTGATCTTGTACTCAATGATATTCCAGTTAACTCTCTTGCAAGCTTCTATTTGAATACTGTAATTGTTTCAAGGAAGTTTGTGACATCAACAACTCCAAACATGAAAACAGTTATTAGTAAGCCTCTTTACGTTTTTCATGACATTATTGTGCTTCCAAAGACGCAAAGATTATATCTTAAATGTCACTGAAATCACAAGACCATAAAATCTATCTAAATCAGCAGTtaatatacaaattaaattcACTGTTTACATGTTTACCCTTTATGAACCAGTTAAGTCAAGAACAGTACCATTGCAAAGCCAGATAAAGAAAATAGTTATGCATATAGTCACTAGAAGTCTAGATTTCATCTGTAGGGAGAAAGTATCAACTATCTTCCTATCCAAACGACAGCAATTCTTGTTTTTTCCAGTCCAGATATTCCCTTATGTAGCTCTTCTCTAGaaaattacatataaatttattagATGACATCTACCAGAAATTAACTTCTCATAAGATGTAAACACCCTCAAAACGGACTCAGATTCAGAACACCCTAGTGGCCATGACCAGTTTTACAAGCAATAAAAGTTACACACTTGCAACAAATAATACTATCACTTGGACATTGATGAAAAAATAACCAGACTGAAGGATGCTAGACCTGTTGGCTTGAAAGATGCTGAAGCTGAACACCAGGCTTTCTATGACTCACAATAAACATACATACACGTGCATATCTATACATGTATGTATTATATTCACTTTTGCTACTTAAAGAACACAGGCATGTATTGTTcgcacatatacatatatatatatatatatatatatatatatatatatatatcataaacaGTACATATGTTTGCTTGTGAGCCCAGAGTTGTATGTAAACTAAAAGTTCGCACTATACCCCTGTTTTACGATAAATACAACACAAGCCTGCACATAGCAAATCTCCAACCACAACTACAAACATGTAAAAATACTAATACATCTATAAATTTTTTGCATACCATTTCTCTATTTCTTTACAAATAATTAAAACTTCTGTGTACACCTTTCAACGTTTTTCAACAAAGAGATCTACCAGCAAAAATCCATCTAATCTTATCAATCATTAACTCCACGATTCTTCTAAAAAACTCCTAAAACCCATCTCCCCCAGAATTATCTTACCAGATTtcactaaaataataaaaactcaaaaaaaatcatgaaaataacaaaacaaattCTGAGAAGTAAATCCACCATAACATGAAACCAATTTCACAGAAGGAACGAATACACACCCTTGCGAGCGAAGATAAACACAAAAGGGTTTCGCAGAAACCACTCGGACCGCCCCCTGCAAAACTGCGAAATTAATCGGATTAGAGAGATATATACGGATAAATCAAagaaatataattgaataaaaaTGAATTCCAGGACTAGCTTTCTTGAGATTTCAATCGGACTTTGACTGAACGCTTTACTCACTTGTCTCTGCTGGTGGGGAGTGACGGCGAGGGATTTCAGCACTTGTTTGCTTTGCTTTTATGTTGTATGTCCAATATCCTATTTTCAATAATCTCTCTTTTcatcatttattttaaattttaaataataatgtCCCTCCTTCCATCAAAAATAGTACTagagtataattttttagacacgtattttaataaaacaaTTGGTAATTTTTATTCAGTAAACGAAG is a window encoding:
- the LOC130997397 gene encoding eukaryotic peptide chain release factor subunit 1-3-like, yielding MADGQENDKNIEIWKIKKLIKALEAAKGNGTSMISLIIPPGDQIARVTKMLAEEYGTASNIKSRVNRQSVLGAITSAQQRLKLYNKVPPNGLVLYTGTIMTDDGKEKKVTFDFTPFKAINASLYLCDNKFHTEPLTQLLESDEKFGFIVMDGNGTLFGTLSGNTREVLHKFSVDLPKKHGRGGQSALRFARLRMEKRHNYVRKTAELATQFYINPATSQPNVSGLILAGSADFKTELSQSDMFDPRLQAKILNVVDVSYGGENGFNQAIELSAEILSNVKFIQEKRLIGKFFEEISQDTGKYVFAVDDTIKALEMGAVETLIVWENLDINRFTLKNSVTNEIVIKYLNKEQEHDQSNFKDSATSGELEVQDKMPLLEWFANEYRNFGCSLEFVTNRSQEGSQFCRGFGGIGGILRYQLDIRSFDEPSDEGEFYESD